One Mangrovimonas cancribranchiae DNA segment encodes these proteins:
- a CDS encoding ferredoxin--NADP reductase has translation MATFHKLTIKHIIRETSKAVSIAFEVPDELKSEFLFKAGQYITLKTTLNGEEIRRDYSICSTPQSGDLKVAVKAVENGTFSQYANTQLQEGDTLDVAPPNGRFTFEPDTSANRTIMAFAAGSGITPVIGIIKTLLTEEPNSKAVLVYGNKTPEEAIFLQELIALQSQYSDRFSLQLVFSQTQEDDALFGRIEKSSINFSIKRHIKDADVDAYYLCGPEGMITTVSDVLTESGIAKDKIKFELFQASTPEPSNGTDISEGQTQVTVILDDEETTFVMDNKKSVLEAALAEDLDAPYSCQGGICSSCLARLKEGEVDMRQNNILTDNEVAEGLVLTCQSHPKTPKIIVDYDDI, from the coding sequence ATGGCAACGTTTCATAAACTCACTATAAAACATATTATTAGAGAAACTTCTAAAGCAGTAAGTATTGCTTTTGAAGTTCCCGACGAATTAAAATCTGAATTTCTATTTAAAGCGGGACAATACATTACCTTAAAAACCACTTTAAACGGTGAAGAAATCCGCCGTGATTATTCCATTTGTTCAACACCGCAAAGTGGCGACCTAAAAGTAGCCGTAAAAGCTGTTGAAAATGGGACGTTTTCGCAATATGCCAATACACAATTACAAGAAGGCGATACGCTAGATGTTGCGCCACCAAATGGTCGTTTTACGTTTGAGCCTGATACATCGGCCAACAGAACCATTATGGCTTTTGCTGCCGGTAGCGGAATTACACCTGTTATTGGCATTATAAAAACCCTTTTAACTGAAGAGCCTAATAGCAAAGCGGTTTTAGTTTATGGCAACAAAACCCCCGAAGAAGCCATTTTCTTGCAAGAATTAATCGCATTGCAATCGCAATACAGTGATCGGTTTTCCTTGCAATTGGTGTTTAGTCAAACGCAAGAAGACGATGCACTTTTTGGACGTATTGAAAAAAGCTCTATCAATTTCAGCATAAAGAGACATATAAAAGACGCTGATGTTGACGCCTACTATTTATGTGGTCCAGAAGGTATGATTACCACAGTAAGCGACGTCCTAACAGAAAGTGGTATTGCCAAGGACAAGATTAAGTTTGAACTGTTCCAAGCCTCAACTCCAGAGCCTTCTAACGGAACTGATATTTCTGAAGGGCAAACCCAAGTCACGGTTATTTTAGATGATGAGGAAACCACCTTTGTGATGGACAACAAAAAATCGGTTTTGGAAGCAGCGTTAGCCGAAGATCTCGATGCACCATATTCTTGCCAAGGCGGCATTTGTAGTAGTTGTTTGGCACGACTTAAAGAAGGTGAAGTAGATATGCGCCAGAACAATATTTTAACCGATAATGAGGTTGCTGAAGGCTTGGTACTAACCTGTCAATCACACCCAAAAACACCTAAGATTATCGTAGATTATGATGATATTTAG
- a CDS encoding glycosyltransferase family 9 protein gives MLKPSHIIVIRLSAMGDVAMTVPVLRAFTKQYPNIKVTVLTRGFFAPFFEDIPNVTVYIADVKGKHKGVLGLWKLSKALKTLQIDAIADLHNVLRSKILKTFLFGIKTTQIDKGRAEKKALVLGESFQQLKTTYQRYADVFKNLGFPVDLSNPEFPERRQLSEASKKLLGQDHLQWIGVAPFAAHESKMYPLGMMQQVVKTLSKTYKVILFGSQAEAEILESWCDNKNLVNLAGRLLFKEELDVISNLDVMLSMDSGNAHLAAMLGIKTVTIWGVTHPYAGFAPFNQPEDYCLLADRNQYPKIPTSVYGDKLPEGYENAAGSIPVERVVDKVQVVISSEAR, from the coding sequence ATGTTAAAGCCCAGTCACATAATTGTTATTCGTCTTTCCGCAATGGGTGACGTAGCGATGACAGTTCCTGTGTTGAGAGCTTTTACTAAACAATACCCTAATATAAAAGTAACCGTGCTTACGCGCGGTTTTTTTGCGCCTTTTTTTGAAGACATTCCTAATGTTACGGTTTATATCGCTGATGTAAAAGGAAAACATAAAGGTGTTTTAGGTCTTTGGAAACTATCCAAAGCACTTAAAACCCTACAAATTGACGCCATTGCAGATTTGCATAATGTCTTACGATCAAAAATCTTAAAAACGTTTCTATTCGGAATAAAAACCACTCAAATAGATAAAGGTCGCGCCGAGAAGAAAGCCTTGGTTTTAGGGGAAAGTTTTCAGCAACTTAAAACAACCTATCAGCGGTATGCCGATGTATTTAAAAACTTAGGGTTTCCTGTTGATTTATCAAATCCAGAATTTCCAGAACGCAGGCAACTTTCTGAAGCTTCCAAAAAATTGCTCGGACAAGATCATTTACAATGGATTGGCGTGGCGCCATTTGCGGCTCACGAGAGTAAAATGTATCCGTTGGGAATGATGCAACAAGTCGTTAAAACACTTTCAAAAACGTATAAAGTCATTCTTTTTGGTAGCCAAGCCGAAGCCGAAATTTTAGAGTCTTGGTGCGATAATAAAAATCTAGTTAACCTTGCCGGTCGATTACTGTTCAAAGAAGAATTAGATGTGATTTCCAATCTTGATGTGATGCTCTCTATGGATTCGGGTAACGCACATTTAGCAGCTATGTTAGGTATAAAAACGGTTACCATTTGGGGCGTGACGCATCCGTATGCTGGTTTTGCACCATTTAACCAACCAGAAGATTATTGTTTACTAGCCGATAGGAACCAATATCCAAAAATACCAACCTCGGTTTATGGTGATAAACTTCCTGAAGGTTATGAAAATGCAGCCGGAAGTATTCCAGTTGAAAGGGTTGTAGATAAAGTACAGGTTGTCATTTCAAGTGAAGCGAGATAG
- a CDS encoding DUF6427 family protein has translation MISSFFSKAKPIHFLVVSLMLLVAFIWAKTTLVTVELNTVSILKQMGLFGVCLFSVFVFDFVTGKNNLTKKNSYRILFFTLFLIMIPQSFLNSKILIANLFVLLAMRRIISLRSKKELKKKLFDAAFWISLATLLYFWSCLFFVLIFAALLLFKIVDVKNWVIPFLGILTVAIIAVCIQIVLGNDLNSYFKQFNYSISLDFTNLNSRQIIISTTIILSYFIWSLFYYLKNLKAKSKSYKPSYILVLIAVLIAAGILVIAPEKSGAEFIFLFAPLSIILTNYIEIASEKWFKEVLLWLLILTPLASLVL, from the coding sequence ATGATTTCAAGTTTTTTTAGCAAAGCAAAGCCCATTCATTTTTTGGTAGTTAGCCTAATGCTATTGGTGGCTTTTATATGGGCTAAAACAACGTTAGTTACGGTTGAGCTAAATACCGTTTCAATTTTAAAACAAATGGGGTTGTTTGGGGTGTGTTTGTTTTCGGTATTTGTGTTCGATTTTGTAACAGGAAAAAACAATCTTACCAAGAAAAACAGCTATCGTATTCTGTTTTTTACATTGTTTTTAATAATGATTCCGCAATCATTTTTAAACTCTAAAATTCTTATAGCAAATCTTTTTGTGTTACTTGCTATGCGACGTATTATAAGTCTACGATCTAAAAAAGAGTTAAAGAAAAAACTCTTTGATGCCGCGTTTTGGATAAGCTTGGCGACTTTACTGTACTTTTGGTCTTGCTTGTTTTTTGTGTTGATTTTTGCTGCACTTTTACTTTTTAAAATTGTAGATGTAAAAAACTGGGTTATTCCTTTTTTGGGTATCTTAACCGTCGCCATTATTGCGGTGTGTATTCAAATTGTTTTAGGAAATGATTTAAACTCTTATTTCAAACAGTTTAATTACAGCATAAGTCTTGACTTTACTAACCTAAACTCTAGGCAAATTATTATTTCAACAACCATTATTCTATCCTATTTTATTTGGTCGTTATTCTATTACCTAAAAAATTTAAAAGCAAAATCTAAAAGTTACAAACCTTCTTATATATTGGTGTTAATTGCTGTATTAATAGCAGCGGGAATTTTAGTGATTGCACCCGAAAAGTCTGGTGCTGAATTCATTTTTTTGTTTGCACCATTATCCATTATTCTAACAAATTATATTGAAATAGCTTCGGAAAAATGGTTTAAAGAAGTTCTTCTTTGGCTATTAATTTTAACACCTTTGGCTAGTTTAGTGCTGTAA
- the upp gene encoding uracil phosphoribosyltransferase: MHLHNLAETNSILNTFIAEMRDVNIQKDTMRFRRNIERTGEILGYELSKSLNFSNKEITTPLGSANSNLISDDIVLCSILRAGVPLHNGLLNYFDNAENAFISAYRHHKDNPESFEIIVEYLACPDLNNKTLILADPMLATGQSMVSTFEALKPFGTPKNIHLVSVIGAQEGVDFVSKHFDTNTHLWIATVDEALNEKGYIVPGLGDAGDLAFGQKLQH; encoded by the coding sequence ATGCACCTACATAACCTTGCCGAAACCAATTCTATTTTAAACACATTTATTGCCGAAATGCGCGATGTAAATATCCAAAAAGACACGATGCGCTTTCGACGAAACATAGAACGTACTGGCGAAATTTTAGGGTATGAATTAAGCAAGTCTCTTAACTTTTCAAACAAGGAAATCACGACTCCTTTAGGCTCTGCAAACTCTAATCTTATTAGTGATGATATTGTGTTGTGTTCCATTTTGCGTGCTGGAGTCCCGCTTCATAATGGGTTGTTAAATTATTTTGACAATGCTGAAAATGCGTTTATTTCAGCCTATAGGCATCATAAAGACAATCCTGAAAGTTTTGAGATTATTGTAGAGTATTTGGCTTGCCCAGACTTGAACAACAAAACCTTAATTCTAGCCGACCCCATGTTGGCCACCGGCCAATCTATGGTTTCTACTTTCGAGGCTTTAAAACCTTTTGGCACACCTAAAAATATTCATTTGGTTAGCGTTATTGGAGCTCAAGAAGGGGTTGATTTTGTCTCAAAACATTTTGATACCAATACCCATTTATGGATTGCCACAGTTGATGAAGCATTAAATGAAAAAGGCTATATTGTTCCAGGTTTAGGTGATGCTGGCGATTTAGCTTTTGGGCAAAAATTACAGCACTAA
- a CDS encoding DUF4254 domain-containing protein — protein sequence MFSDKANRIFQEAINTYKIKNTVEQPFHNKYDKNEDLIAHLLYRKCWIDTVQWAYEDIIRDPNIDPVDALALKRKIDASNQDRTDTVEFIDSYFLDKYKDVTVKPDAKINSESPAWAIDRLSILALKIYHMNVEATREDASQDHRDACQKKLDVLLEQRVDLSTAIDDLLNDIANGDKYMKVYKQMKMYNDDELNPVLRARK from the coding sequence ATGTTTTCAGACAAAGCCAATCGCATTTTTCAAGAGGCTATAAACACGTACAAAATCAAAAATACCGTAGAGCAACCTTTCCATAATAAATATGACAAAAACGAGGATTTAATCGCACATTTGTTATACAGAAAATGTTGGATAGACACAGTACAATGGGCTTACGAAGATATTATTAGAGACCCAAATATCGACCCCGTTGATGCCTTGGCTCTGAAACGAAAAATTGATGCTTCTAATCAAGATAGAACCGATACGGTAGAGTTTATTGATAGTTATTTTTTAGATAAATATAAAGACGTTACCGTAAAGCCAGATGCTAAAATAAATTCCGAAAGCCCAGCTTGGGCCATCGATAGATTATCTATTTTAGCCTTGAAAATTTATCATATGAATGTGGAGGCAACTCGTGAAGATGCTTCTCAAGACCATCGAGACGCTTGCCAGAAAAAATTAGACGTGTTGCTTGAACAACGCGTAGATTTATCGACTGCTATCGACGATTTGCTTAACGATATTGCCAATGGCGATAAGTATATGAAAGTGTACAAGCAAATGAAAATGTACAACGACGACGAGCTTAACCCAGTACTTCGTGCTAGAAAGTAA